From a single Calothrix sp. NIES-2098 genomic region:
- a CDS encoding GCN5-related N-acetyltransferase produces MKSELPLITSDRLLLRIGIQEDIPQILKYFIENKEYLTPYYPAWAEGFFTQKYWQYQVEGNLIEFINDRSLKLFIYPKKNLTEIIGTVNFSNFVRGAAHFCFVGYSLAETAQGKGYMTEALQAANQYVFQELNMHRIMANYMPHNQRSGNVLKRLGFVVEGYARDYLLINGQWQDHILTSLTNSNWQISKT; encoded by the coding sequence ATGAAATCAGAGCTACCCCTGATAACAAGCGATCGCCTATTATTAAGAATCGGTATTCAAGAAGATATACCACAGATTCTCAAATATTTTATCGAAAATAAAGAATATCTTACGCCATATTATCCCGCTTGGGCTGAAGGATTTTTCACACAAAAATACTGGCAATATCAGGTTGAGGGTAATTTAATAGAATTTATTAATGATCGCTCATTAAAACTATTTATTTATCCTAAGAAAAATCTGACTGAAATTATTGGCACAGTCAATTTTAGTAATTTTGTCCGGGGTGCTGCTCACTTTTGCTTTGTGGGATATAGTCTCGCAGAAACTGCACAAGGCAAAGGCTACATGACAGAAGCACTACAAGCAGCTAATCAGTATGTTTTTCAAGAATTAAATATGCATCGTATTATGGCAAATTATATGCCTCACAATCAACGCAGTGGTAATGTACTTAAAAGACTGGGCTTTGTTGTTGAAGGATATGCCAGAGACTATTTGTTAATTAATGGGCAATGGCAAGATCATATTCTGACAAGTCTCACTAATTCTAACTGGCAAATATCTAAAACTTAG